ACGAAAACGCGTATTCAGTGACTGCCCGTTGCTGAGCACTTTGGCCGAGCAAACGCCCGTGATAACGGCAGTTTTATCATAAATACGCACCTTCACTTCTTCGGGGGTCATTTCGTTATAGATCAGTTTTCCATCCTTCATGGATTGGATGAATGAGGCTTTGGTATCGATCAGGGCGTTGGAGTGGCAATAGACCAGATCTTCACCCAATACCTGATCCAGGTATGCATAATCTTTGCTTACCAACGCCGCAAAACGTTTTTTCTCTATATCGGCCACGAGCGTCTCTTTGGACGTTTGCGACAGAGCCACGTAGCTTTTAAATACCCAGAGCAGTAAAATGGCCGCCACCGGTGTCAGCCTTGACATATTTTTCATAGACATTAAAATTAACGGAAAACAATTCACAAAACTACAAATTCTTCTTTTTCATTTCCTGCACCGCATGATTGGCCGCCCGGGCCGTAAATGCCATGAAGGTCAGGGACGGATTCTGCGTACCGATCGAGGTCATGGCCGCACCATCCGTGACAAACACATTTTTACAGGCGTGCAATTGATTCCACTTATTGACCAGCGACGTTTTAGGATCTGCACCCATACGTACGCCGCCCATTTCGTGGATATCCAAGCCGGGGTTACGCTTGTCGTCTACCAAACGAATGTTTTTAAAGCTTGCCTTATCCAGCATTTCCGCTACCGTTGTATGAAAATGGTTAATGATTTTAAGGTCATTCTCATCATAGCCAACGGAAGTAATCAACTGCGGAATGCCGTAT
Above is a window of Runella slithyformis DSM 19594 DNA encoding:
- a CDS encoding nuclear transport factor 2 family protein, producing the protein MSRLTPVAAILLLWVFKSYVALSQTSKETLVADIEKKRFAALVSKDYAYLDQVLGEDLVYCHSNALIDTKASFIQSMKDGKLIYNEMTPEEVKVRIYDKTAVITGVCSAKVLSNGQSLNTRFRFTDVYIKRKKGWQMVTWQSLRLPEK